GAACACGAAAAAGGTGTTATTATCGATATTGATACTGAAAAAGTAGCGGAATTAGGCCTTGATCTGGATTCACTAAAAATAGGTCAGACCATTGTGAAAGTCGATCCTAAATATTTCAGACCAACGGAAGTGGAATTGTTATTGGGAGATCCTACAAAAGCAAAAACGAAGTTGGGATGGGAATTAAAATACGATTTACCTGCTTTGGTTAAAGATATGGTTCATTCTGACTTACATTTGATGAAAAAGGACCAGTATTTGAAAAAAGGTGGTTATCAGACCATGAATTATTTTGAGTAGGAGTGGTGAACTATACTCTGGGTGGAGTTGAAAAATGTCTGTGTTGGAAAGAGAGCGGAGGCGAGCTGTTTTTATATTGTAAATAAACAAATATAGGTGGTGTTAAGAGATTGCCACGTCGTACCTCCTCGCCAAGACAAAAATGGGGTGTCATTACGAGGAATCGAAGCAATCTCATTATCAGAAAACTGTACAGTACGAAGATTGTCAAAAGATAATATAATAGATTAATGAATATTCAAAAAGTTGTTTTATTACTAAATGTGTTTATAGCGTTGCAGATTGTAGTTCCGGCAAAAGCACAGAATATCAACCAACAAAATTTCAGTAATATTCGTGTAGACGAATTAAGTGACGATCAGATTCGCCAGTTTGTAAAGCAAGTTGAATCTTCTGGAATGTCAGAAGCACAGCTCGAACAGGTTGCTACGGCAAGAGGGATGTCTTCTTCTGAAATACAAAAGCTGAGACAGCGCGTAGAGAAGATTAAGACACAGGGAGGTGGAGCAGCATCTGGCACAGCTGGAAAAAAAGAGGCTACCCTAAAAAGTAAAGACGGTAGCAGAAGCCGTTCTTTCGAAGGTGAGGTAGATTCATTAAGTAAATCCGATAGTAAAAAATCGGAATCCGAAGCGGAAATTGCTTTGGCTTCTTTAAGATCTAAAATCTTTGGCAAAGACCTTTTTGCCAATTCATCTACCACATTTGAACCAAATTTAAGATTAGCAACTCCCCTGAATTACGTTATTGGTACCGGAGACCAGATCCTGATTGATATATATGGCTATTCGGAAGTCAGCTATCAGCTGGAGGTCAGTCCCGAAGGTAATATCAATATCCCTTATGCTGGGATTGTTCCAGTTTCCGGCTTAACTGTAGAGGCAGCAACATCAAGAATTAAAGCGAAGCTATCACCTATTTATACCGGCTTGAAATCCGGAAATACGAAATTAAGCGTGGCCATAGGCGATATCCGCAGTATCAAAGTTATTTTAACAGGAGAAGTAACAAAACCAGGAACCTATACACTTCCTTCTTTGGCGACGGTATTCAATGCCTTGTATTCTTCTGGCGGGCCCACAGAAAATGGTTCATTCAGGGCTATCGAAATTATCAGAAATGGCAAGAAAATAGCTACACTGGATGTTTATGACTTCCTGTTGAAAGGAGATTTAAAAAATAATATCCGGCTTCAAGATCAGGATATTGTCAGAATACCTACCTATATTAACCGGGTAGAAATAGTTGGTGAAGTTAAACGACCAGCTATTTTCGAAATGAAATCAGGTGAAAATTTGCAGGATCTGTTAAATTTTGCAGGAGGGTTTACAGAAAGAGCTTATCAGGCCAGGATAAAAGTCTTGAAAAACACATCAACTGAAAGAAAAATTTCTGATGTTGTTGCTGATGCTTTTTCTACTTATAAACCGCAATCCGGGGATAAATTTTTTGTAACGGAAATTTTGGACAGATTTGAAAATCGGGTTTCTGTAGAGGGAGCCGTTTTTAGGCCAGGCCAGTATGAATTAACTCCCGGACTAACGGTTAAGCAGCTATTGCAAAATGCGGAGGGACTGAAGGAAGACGCCTTTAAAACAAGAGCGTATATTACCAGACTGACTCCTAAAAATGATACAGAGATCTTGTCGGTGAATCTGGATAGAATATTAAACGGAGCTGATCCCGATGTGACTTTAAAAAGAGAGGATGTTCTTTATGTATCTTCAATATTTGATTTAAGAGAACAATATAACCTGACTATCGAAGGAGAAGTGCGGAATCCGGGTACCTTTGATTATGCAAAAAATACCAGTCTGGAGGATTTAATCATCCAGGCGGGAGGTTTTAAGGAATCGGCTACACCGAAAAGAATTGAGATATCACGGAGAGTGATTAATCAGGACAGTGTTGCTGCTTCAGCGACTGCGAAAACAGCTGATGTATTTCAGATCGATGTAAACAGAGATTTAAGTAGTGTAGCTTCTAAATTTATATTAAAACCATATGATATTGTTGTGGTAAGAAGTGCTCCCGGTTACGAAGTTCAAAAAATGGTTAGGGTGGAAGGCGAAGTGCTCTATCCGGGTACTTACAGTATCACAAGAAAGGATGAGCGTATTTCTGATCTGATAAGAAGAGCAGGTGGCCTGACTCAGTTGGCTTATCCTAAAGGGGCATCATTGAAAAGAGAGGGTATTATTCAAAATCAACTGGATAAAGAAAAGGAAGAAATTAAGGTTGAGCAATTTAAAAAGTCACAGAAAGATGCTAAGGATACCCTGAACATGGAGCTGAATAATAAGGTTCTTAGAAATAGTTTTGTGGGAATAGATTTAGAGTCTATATTGGATAAACCAGGAAAACGTACCGATTTATTTTTGGAAGAAGGGGATATCATCTCGATACCAAAAGAACTCCAGACCGTTAAGGTGAGCGGCGAAGTGCTTTCTCCAAATACCGTATTATATAAGAAATCAAAAAACTTTAAACAATATATCAATCAGGCGGGAGGATTCTCTCAGAAGGCTTTACGTTCCAGGTCTTATATTATGTATGCGAATGGATCAGTAAGGAGTACCAAGAAATTTTTATTTTTTAACAATTATCCGGTAGTAACTACAGGTTCGGAGATTTTTGTGCCTAAAGAAGAAGAGAAGAGAAAAATGACTGCAGGGGAAACTGCAGCTTTAATTTCAGGAATGGCCTCTGTTGGAGCAATTCTTCTGGGGGTTATGAATCTGATAAAGTAGGTTTTTTTGAGATTGCTTCGTTCCTCGCAATGACAAAAATCGGGGGGTATTGCGATGAGCGAAGGGATAGTTTGTGTGTAAGAGCGAAGTGGCAATCTCCATTGTCAATTATCAATTGTTTGTAGTCTTTCGTTCGCCGAGTAACGAATAACAAGAAGGGACCAACGACTAAGGGGATCGCGTCAGGCTGGTTAGGATAATAGGATTTTTGGACTAGTGGTCACATTGAGGTTCTCGAAATGTAGTGCGTTAGAGAATAGGGGCTATTTAAAGATTTTATTAGTAACCTGAGTCCGATTATAAAAAGGCTATGAGAGTTTGTCAAAAGAGATTGCTTCGTTCCTCGCAATGACAAAAATCGGAGGTCATTGCGATGAGCGAAGTGATAGTTGGTGTGTAAGAGCGAAGTGGCAATCTCCACTGTCAATTATCAATTGTTTGTAGTCTTTCGTTCGCCGAGTAACGAATAACAAGAAACGCCAACGACTAACAGGATTCTGTCAGGCTGGTTAGGATAATAGGATTTTCGAAACAGCTTTAAAATTTAATCATATAAAGATGTTAGACCATCAAACAGATAAAAGAATAGCAGTACTGGGTTTAGGTTATGTTGGCTTACCTTTGGCTTGCCTTTTTGCTACTAAATATCCTGTAGTGGGGTTTGATATTGATGAAGAGCGTATCGCTGCACTCCGAGGAGGGTATGACCGAACGGGAGAAGTTGAGAAAAAGCGTTTACTGGACCTTACCTTAAGTGAAACACCGTTCTTTTCTGAACATGAAGGTATCTATTTCTCTGCAGATATAGAGTCTATCAGGAGTGCGAATGTTTATATCATAACTGTACCAACCCCTGTTGATAAAAATAATCATCCGGATATGAGACTACTTTTCAAAGCCTCTGAAATAGTAGGAAAGGTGATCTCGAATGGGGATGTTGTAATTTATGAGTCGACAGTTTATCCTGGAGCCACAGAAGAAGATTGTGTCCCTATTATAGAGTCTGTTTCCGGTTTAAATTATAATAAAGATTTTTTTGTCGGTTATTCACCAGAGCGTATTAATCCGGGCGATAGGGAACGAACTGTTGAAAAAATCCGAAAAATTACATCCGGGTCTAATCCCCAAACTGCTTTAACAGTAGACGAATTGTACAAATCCGTTATCGTTGCCGGAACTTATTTAGCACCAACTATCAAAGTTGCGGAAGCAGCAAAAGTTATCGAAAATTCACAAAGAGATATTAACATAGCTTTTGTTAACGAACTGGCAATTATGTTCAACCTAATGGGGATAGATACGCAGGAAGTACTGGCTGCTGCCGGTACAAAATGGAATTTTTTACCTTTTAAACCGGGTCTGGTTGGGGGGCATTGTATAGGTGTTGACCCTTATTACCTTGCACAAAAGGCCCAACAATATGGCTATCATCCTGAAATATTGTTAGCCGGACGGAGACTAAATGATGCCATGGGAGAGTATGTTGCTTCTCAGATTGTAAAATGCATGGTTAAGAAAGATATTAATATCAAGGGTGCCGAAGTGTTGATGCTGGGCTTTACTTTTAAAGAGAATTGCTCTGATGTGAGAAATACCAAGGTTATTGATATTGTCGAAAATCTGATGGACTATGGCCTTGATGTAGTTGTTTATGACCCCTATGCAGATCACGCTGAAGTGGAAAAACAGTATGGGGTGAAGTGTCAAAGTAGTTTAGATACGAAGAAATACGATGCTTTGGTTTTAGCAGTAGCCCATCAGGAGTTTGAGACTATCAGATTTGGTGATCTTAAAAAAGACAAATCAATTATTTATGATGTAAAAGGACTTCTTCCCTACGCTGATGGCAGATTGTAATTCCTATCGTTCATAGTTGTTCGTCTTTCGTCTTTCGTTTGTCGTTCCTCTCTTTCGAGTAGCACACAACCTTTCGCGTCATTGGGATGAGCGAAGCGTTAGCTTGTGTACAGGAGCGAAGTGGCAATCTTCATTGTCAATTGTCCACTGACCATCGTCAATTGTTTGCCGTCTGAATCACGGATTATGTTGATTAAAAGATTTCACGGAAACTGTTGTTTGTCGTCTTTTGGGTAGCGCACAACCTTTCGCGTCATTGGGATGAGCGAAGCATTAGCTTGTGCATCGGAGCGAAGTGGCAATCTTCATTGTCAATTGTCCACTGACCATCGTCAATTGTTTGCCGTCTGAATCACGGATTATGTTGATTAAAAGATTTCACGGAAACTGTTGTTTGTCGTCTTTCGGGTAGCACACAACCTTTCCCGTCATTGCGATGAGCGAAGCGTTAGCTTGTGCACAGGAGCGAAGAGGCAATCTCTTTCGTTCATCGTTTACCGTCTTTCGTCCATCGACCAACGAAAAACGAATATCGAAAGACGATCCCGGTCCCCGGACATTAAAACAAACTATTTCAATCCCCATAAAAATTATGTAGTTTTGCCAGCGATTAATTTCGTCGTATGTCGTTCATCGTTTGCCGTCTTTCGTTTATCGACCGACGAATATCGGATATCGAAAAACGACCGACGAATATCGATCCGCTAACAACGAAAAACAAACACGATCAACGAAGAACCAAAAAGATTGGAGACATGAAAATAAACGAGTGTAACGATCAACGAATATCGATAAGCCAAGCCCTCTTTTCTTGTCATTGCGATGAGCGAAGCGTTGGTTTTTGTAGAGGAGCGAAGTGGCAGTCTCTTATAATAGAAATTGAGAGATAGGACGTGAAACGAGAGGATAAGTAAGTGATGACCAACGATCAACGATAATTAAATAACGAGCATCGATCAATGAGCAATAGTCAATCGAATAACGAACAACGAATAACGAACAACGAAGACGAAATCTCTTTAAAGGAACTCATCCTTAAAATTAAAGAATGGATTTCCTATTTATGGTCTAAGAAATGGACTATCATCATTGCAGGTATTATAGGCGGTGCTTTGGGACTGGCTTATTCCTTTATTAAAAAGCCAATATATACAGCAACTACAACATTTGTTTTAGAATCGGGCGAAAAAGGCGGAGGCCTGGGAGCTTATGCAGGTCTGGCTGCAATGGCAGGTATAGACCTGGGCGGCGGCGGAGGCGGTATCTTTCAGGGCGACAATATTCTGGAATTATACAAATCCCGCTCTATGGTGGAGAAAGCTCTTCTGGATACAGTAGATATTGGCGGTAAAAAAACATCACTTATAGACCATTATGTTGAGGTTAACAAGCTAAGGGAGAAATGGAATCAAAAGCCGGAAACTAAAGATGTGGTGTTTAACGCAGAGCCTAA
This genomic interval from Pseudopedobacter saltans DSM 12145 contains the following:
- a CDS encoding SLBB domain-containing protein translates to MNIQKVVLLLNVFIALQIVVPAKAQNINQQNFSNIRVDELSDDQIRQFVKQVESSGMSEAQLEQVATARGMSSSEIQKLRQRVEKIKTQGGGAASGTAGKKEATLKSKDGSRSRSFEGEVDSLSKSDSKKSESEAEIALASLRSKIFGKDLFANSSTTFEPNLRLATPLNYVIGTGDQILIDIYGYSEVSYQLEVSPEGNINIPYAGIVPVSGLTVEAATSRIKAKLSPIYTGLKSGNTKLSVAIGDIRSIKVILTGEVTKPGTYTLPSLATVFNALYSSGGPTENGSFRAIEIIRNGKKIATLDVYDFLLKGDLKNNIRLQDQDIVRIPTYINRVEIVGEVKRPAIFEMKSGENLQDLLNFAGGFTERAYQARIKVLKNTSTERKISDVVADAFSTYKPQSGDKFFVTEILDRFENRVSVEGAVFRPGQYELTPGLTVKQLLQNAEGLKEDAFKTRAYITRLTPKNDTEILSVNLDRILNGADPDVTLKREDVLYVSSIFDLREQYNLTIEGEVRNPGTFDYAKNTSLEDLIIQAGGFKESATPKRIEISRRVINQDSVAASATAKTADVFQIDVNRDLSSVASKFILKPYDIVVVRSAPGYEVQKMVRVEGEVLYPGTYSITRKDERISDLIRRAGGLTQLAYPKGASLKREGIIQNQLDKEKEEIKVEQFKKSQKDAKDTLNMELNNKVLRNSFVGIDLESILDKPGKRTDLFLEEGDIISIPKELQTVKVSGEVLSPNTVLYKKSKNFKQYINQAGGFSQKALRSRSYIMYANGSVRSTKKFLFFNNYPVVTTGSEIFVPKEEEKRKMTAGETAALISGMASVGAILLGVMNLIK
- a CDS encoding nucleotide sugar dehydrogenase, producing the protein MLDHQTDKRIAVLGLGYVGLPLACLFATKYPVVGFDIDEERIAALRGGYDRTGEVEKKRLLDLTLSETPFFSEHEGIYFSADIESIRSANVYIITVPTPVDKNNHPDMRLLFKASEIVGKVISNGDVVIYESTVYPGATEEDCVPIIESVSGLNYNKDFFVGYSPERINPGDRERTVEKIRKITSGSNPQTALTVDELYKSVIVAGTYLAPTIKVAEAAKVIENSQRDINIAFVNELAIMFNLMGIDTQEVLAAAGTKWNFLPFKPGLVGGHCIGVDPYYLAQKAQQYGYHPEILLAGRRLNDAMGEYVASQIVKCMVKKDINIKGAEVLMLGFTFKENCSDVRNTKVIDIVENLMDYGLDVVVYDPYADHAEVEKQYGVKCQSSLDTKKYDALVLAVAHQEFETIRFGDLKKDKSIIYDVKGLLPYADGRL